In a single window of the Labeo rohita strain BAU-BD-2019 chromosome 23, IGBB_LRoh.1.0, whole genome shotgun sequence genome:
- the LOC127155176 gene encoding uncharacterized protein LOC127155176 isoform X2 — translation MSIKVFVTWVALVTSTLISPSTQSCITQWFDHDDPNDGNGDSELLADLLAIYPEQICPNPINIEVTSVSGIPSSQIFQVFDPAIGLKCINLDQIGELCDDYKVRFTCPEKWCSTCRTPWFDQDNPDKDGDWETLSSILLAYPLQVCVQPIAIEVTTIGGIAVTPNGHFPMYDPTQGFACVNQLLNGWLWNWWCQDYKVRFTCPKSFCKPKCVTRWFDFDDPTKGGDFELLTDLQSNYPGEICPNPIGIQAQTVSGQSVYQTGNDIKISISASGFSCTTGYVTFGFPLKRPGFCPDYKVRFTCPDEWCSKCRTPWFDRDDPGGLGDYEKLSLLLIRYPLQVCPQPIAIEVTTISGIPALPPGNIFTVYDPLQGLECVNGACEDYRVRFTCPSSFCNSTCVTKWFDSDNPNTNGSDSELLSDLLSMYPGEICTNPIGIEAQTVSGEPAYTTGDVFQVYNPATGFRCVNADQTGGGLCADYKVRFSCPDTFCSSCRTSWIDKDDPDDPGDCEILTAPPQFCNRSIAIEVVTTVSESPALLTGNLFQVFDPLLGFECVNDQQGGGVCQDYKVRYTCLCKRQAVLNFTSVLTLVLP, via the exons ATGAGCATCAAg GTATTTGTAACTTGGGTGGCTCTTGTTACGA GTACACTTATCTCGCCTTCAACTCAGA GCTGTATAACTCAGTGGTTTGACCATGATGATCCTAATGATGGAAATGGAGACAGTGAGCTCTTGGCTGACCTTCTCGCTATATATCCTGAACAAATATGTCCAAATCCAATCAATATAGAAGTAACATCTGTCTCTGGCATACCATCATCTCAGATCTTTCAAGT gtttGATCCAGCAATTGGATTGAAGTGCATAAATTTAGACCAGATAGGAGAGTTATGTGATGATTATAAGGTGCGCTTCACCTGCCCAGAGAAATGGTGTTCAA CATGTAGGACACCCTGGTTTGACCAAGATAATCCAGATAAAGACGGAGACTGGGAGACTCTGTCATCAATCCTATTGGCATACCCGCTACAGGTCTGCGTTCAGCCCATCGCCATTGAGGTCACAACCATTGGTGGGATCGCTGTAACACCGAATGGACATTTTCCAAT GTATGATCCAACACAGGGCTTTGCTTGTGTGAATCAGCTACTAAATGGATGGTTGTGGAATTGGTGGTGTCAGGACTACAAGGTCCGTTTCACATGTCCGAAGAGTTTTTGCAAACCAA AGTGTGTAACAAGGTGGTTTGACTTTGACGACCCTACAAAAGGAGGCGATTTCGAACTCTTAACGGACCTTCAGAGTAATTACCCTGGAGAAATATGCCCAAATCCAATCGGAATACAGGCTCAGACTGTCTCTGGCCAGTCAGTGTATCAAACtggaaatgacattaaaat ATCAATTTCAGCATCTGGGTTTTCTTGCACAACGGGTTATGTTACATTTGGGTTTCCTCTCAAAAGACCAGGATTTTGTCCTGATTACAAAGTGCGCTTCACCTGCCCAGATGAATGGTGTTCAA AATGTAGGACACCCTGGTTTGACCGAGATGATCCCGGTGGACTGGGAGACTATGAGAAGCTGTCGTTACTCCTGATAAGATACCCACTACAGGTCTGCCCTCAGCCCATCGCCATTGAGGTCACAACCATTAGTGGGATCCCCGCACTGCCACcaggaaacatttttacagt ATATGATCCGTTACAGGGCTTAGAGTGTGTGAATGGGGCCTGTGAGGACTACAGGGTCCGCTTCACATGTCCATCAAGTTTCTGCAACTCAA CGTGTGTAACCAAGTGGTTTGATTCTGACAACCCTAATACAAATGGAAGCGATTCTGAACTCTTGTCTGACCTTCTCAGTATGTACCCTGGAGAAATATGTACTAATCCAATCGGAATAGAGGCTCAGACCGTCTCTGGAGAGCCAGCATATACAACTGGAGATGTCTTTCAAGT GTATAATCCAGCCACTGGGTTTCGTTGTGTAAATGCAGACCAGACAGGAGGAGGACTTTGTGCTGATTATAAAGTGCGATTCTCGTGCCCAGACACATTTTGCTCAA GTTGTAGGACATCTTGGATTGACAAAGATGACCCTGATGATCCAGGAGATTGTGAGATCCTGACAGCCCCACCACAGTTCTGCAATCGGTCCATTGCTATTGAGGTGGTCACAACCGTTAGTGAGAGCCCTGCACTGCTGACTGGAAACCTTTTTCAAGT ATTTGATCCACTACTGGGCTTTGAATGCGTGAATGATCAGCAGGGTGGAGGGGTCTGTCAGGACTACAAGGTCCGCTACACATGTTTGTGCAAGAGACAAGCTGTCTTAAACTTCACATCTGTACTCACACTTGTACTCCCCTAA
- the LOC127155176 gene encoding uncharacterized protein LOC127155176 isoform X1: MSIKVFVTWVALVTSTLISPSTQSCITQWFDHDDPNDGNGDSELLADLLAIYPEQICPNPINIEVTSVSGIPSSQIFQVFDPAIGLKCINLDQIGELCDDYKVRFTCPEKWCSTCRTPWFDQGNPNILGDSETLSSILLAYPLQVCVQPIAIEVATIGGIPVMPNGHFPIYDPTEGFVCVNGWLWWKWWCQDYKVRFTCPKSFCKPKCVTKWFDSDDPNTNGGDFELLMNLVSNYPEEICHNPIGIEAQTVSVQPQNQISQYIELHISASGFSCTYVKPGFCLDYKVRFACPDEWCSTCRTPWFDQDNPDKDGDWETLSSILLAYPLQVCVQPIAIEVTTIGGIAVTPNGHFPMYDPTQGFACVNQLLNGWLWNWWCQDYKVRFTCPKSFCKPKCVTRWFDFDDPTKGGDFELLTDLQSNYPGEICPNPIGIQAQTVSGQSVYQTGNDIKISISASGFSCTTGYVTFGFPLKRPGFCPDYKVRFTCPDEWCSKCRTPWFDRDDPGGLGDYEKLSLLLIRYPLQVCPQPIAIEVTTISGIPALPPGNIFTVYDPLQGLECVNGACEDYRVRFTCPSSFCNSTCVTKWFDSDNPNTNGSDSELLSDLLSMYPGEICTNPIGIEAQTVSGEPAYTTGDVFQVYNPATGFRCVNADQTGGGLCADYKVRFSCPDTFCSSCRTSWIDKDDPDDPGDCEILTAPPQFCNRSIAIEVVTTVSESPALLTGNLFQVFDPLLGFECVNDQQGGGVCQDYKVRYTCLCKRQAVLNFTSVLTLVLP; this comes from the exons ATGAGCATCAAg GTATTTGTAACTTGGGTGGCTCTTGTTACGA GTACACTTATCTCGCCTTCAACTCAGA GCTGTATAACTCAGTGGTTTGACCATGATGATCCTAATGATGGAAATGGAGACAGTGAGCTCTTGGCTGACCTTCTCGCTATATATCCTGAACAAATATGTCCAAATCCAATCAATATAGAAGTAACATCTGTCTCTGGCATACCATCATCTCAGATCTTTCAAGT gtttGATCCAGCAATTGGATTGAAGTGCATAAATTTAGACCAGATAGGAGAGTTATGTGATGATTATAAGGTGCGCTTCACCTGCCCAGAGAAATGGTGTTCAA CATGTAGGACACCTTGGTTTGACCAAGGAAATCCAAATATACTAGGAGACTCTGAGACTCTGTCATCAATCCTGTTGGCATACCCACTACAGGTCTGCGTTCAGCCCATCGCCATTGAGGTCGCAACCATTGGTGGGATCCCTGTAATGCCAAATGGACATTTTCCAAT atatGATCCAACAGAGGGCTTTGTTTGTGTGAATGGATGGTTGTGGTGGAAATGGTGGTGTCAGGACTACAAAGTCCGTTTCACATGTCCAAAGAGTTTTTGCAAGCCAA AGTGTGTAACTAAGTGGTTTGATTCTGACGACCCTAATACAAATGGAGGCGATTTCGAACTCTTGATGAACCTCGTTAGTAATTACCCTGAAGAAATATGTCATAATCCAATTGGAATAGAGGCTCAGACCGTCTCTGTCCAGCCACAGAATCAAATTTCACAATACATTGAACT GCATATTTCAGCATCTGGGTTTTCTTGCACATACGTAAAACCAGGATTTTGTCTAGATTATAAGGTGCGCTTCGCCTGCCCAGATGAATGGTGTTCAA CATGTAGGACACCCTGGTTTGACCAAGATAATCCAGATAAAGACGGAGACTGGGAGACTCTGTCATCAATCCTATTGGCATACCCGCTACAGGTCTGCGTTCAGCCCATCGCCATTGAGGTCACAACCATTGGTGGGATCGCTGTAACACCGAATGGACATTTTCCAAT GTATGATCCAACACAGGGCTTTGCTTGTGTGAATCAGCTACTAAATGGATGGTTGTGGAATTGGTGGTGTCAGGACTACAAGGTCCGTTTCACATGTCCGAAGAGTTTTTGCAAACCAA AGTGTGTAACAAGGTGGTTTGACTTTGACGACCCTACAAAAGGAGGCGATTTCGAACTCTTAACGGACCTTCAGAGTAATTACCCTGGAGAAATATGCCCAAATCCAATCGGAATACAGGCTCAGACTGTCTCTGGCCAGTCAGTGTATCAAACtggaaatgacattaaaat ATCAATTTCAGCATCTGGGTTTTCTTGCACAACGGGTTATGTTACATTTGGGTTTCCTCTCAAAAGACCAGGATTTTGTCCTGATTACAAAGTGCGCTTCACCTGCCCAGATGAATGGTGTTCAA AATGTAGGACACCCTGGTTTGACCGAGATGATCCCGGTGGACTGGGAGACTATGAGAAGCTGTCGTTACTCCTGATAAGATACCCACTACAGGTCTGCCCTCAGCCCATCGCCATTGAGGTCACAACCATTAGTGGGATCCCCGCACTGCCACcaggaaacatttttacagt ATATGATCCGTTACAGGGCTTAGAGTGTGTGAATGGGGCCTGTGAGGACTACAGGGTCCGCTTCACATGTCCATCAAGTTTCTGCAACTCAA CGTGTGTAACCAAGTGGTTTGATTCTGACAACCCTAATACAAATGGAAGCGATTCTGAACTCTTGTCTGACCTTCTCAGTATGTACCCTGGAGAAATATGTACTAATCCAATCGGAATAGAGGCTCAGACCGTCTCTGGAGAGCCAGCATATACAACTGGAGATGTCTTTCAAGT GTATAATCCAGCCACTGGGTTTCGTTGTGTAAATGCAGACCAGACAGGAGGAGGACTTTGTGCTGATTATAAAGTGCGATTCTCGTGCCCAGACACATTTTGCTCAA GTTGTAGGACATCTTGGATTGACAAAGATGACCCTGATGATCCAGGAGATTGTGAGATCCTGACAGCCCCACCACAGTTCTGCAATCGGTCCATTGCTATTGAGGTGGTCACAACCGTTAGTGAGAGCCCTGCACTGCTGACTGGAAACCTTTTTCAAGT ATTTGATCCACTACTGGGCTTTGAATGCGTGAATGATCAGCAGGGTGGAGGGGTCTGTCAGGACTACAAGGTCCGCTACACATGTTTGTGCAAGAGACAAGCTGTCTTAAACTTCACATCTGTACTCACACTTGTACTCCCCTAA